In Nicotiana tabacum cultivar K326 chromosome 17, ASM71507v2, whole genome shotgun sequence, one DNA window encodes the following:
- the LOC107779567 gene encoding uncharacterized protein LOC107779567, whose translation MTIAISMILLFVGIGILILIHVCIVGRAYRRGIGTTNIVERGSLASNSMSHEDIEKLPSYAFQSKDKGTSQVECAVCLDNLKVGDKCRLLPQCNHSFHAECVDLWLLKISICPICRATAGGSISGGESSRFSESGRQELNAETAELAEMILVPESGNSVNYLSFEMRANHTTQNSEQLSGVGSTDGQTSEANVSFSETRNDWRVSQEESVRLSENSTELRATQPIESIHLVHEEILHQETLKQLD comes from the coding sequence ATGACGATCGCGATATCAATGATACTGCTCTTTGTGGGGATTGGAATTCTGATCCTAATTCATGTCTGTATTGTCGGGAGAGCTTACAGAAGAGGAATTGGAACTACTAACATAGTGGAAAGAGGCAGCTTAGCGAGCAACAGCATGTCCCATGAGGATATAGAAAAGCTTCCTTCCTATGCCTTTCAGTCCAAAGATAAAGGAACCAGTCAAGTTGAATGTGCAGTTTGTTTGGATAATCTCAAGGTGGGTGATAAGTGCAGGTTATTGCCTCAGTGCAATCACAGTTTTCATGCTGAGTGCGTAGATTTGTGGCTCTTGAAAATCTCCATTTGCCCAATTTGCAGAGCTACTGCTGGTGGATCCATATCTGGAGGAGAAAGTAGCCGATTTAGCGAAAGTGGCAGGCAGGAATTAAACGCGGAAACTGCTGAATTAGCAGAGATGATATTGGTACCAGAGAGTGGCAATTCCGTTAACTATTTAAGCTTTGAGATGAGAGCGAATCATACAACCCAAAACAGTGAGCAATTGAGCGGAGTTGGTTCAACTGATGGCCAAACTAGTGAAGCGAATGTGAGCTTTAGTGAAACAAGAAATGATTGGAGAGTGAGCCAAGAAGAAAGTGTCCGTTTAAGTGAGAATTCTACTGAGTTGAGAGCAACCCAACCTATAGAAAGTATCCATTTGGTCCATGAAGAAATACTACATCAAGAGACCCTCAAACAGCTTGATTAA